In Pygocentrus nattereri isolate fPygNat1 chromosome 3, fPygNat1.pri, whole genome shotgun sequence, the DNA window CTTACATTGATACTGTGGAGGAGGCAGATCAAGGCATGTACAAGTGCTCTGGACAGATGAAGAGTGCTGATGGGAAAGGAGTGTCAGTTGAGAGGAACATTCAGCTGGTCATTGCTCAAGGTGAGTAGAAAGTGAACACTTTCTATACCAACTGGGCTGTATGCCAACCTCAACTGCCAAcccttagcaaaaagggtttgATATAATACCAAAAAGTTATCCAATTTGTAACAACAGTTAAAAAaacggttctttaaagaatcatcttCAGCAAGTCTCCATCATGGAGAAGAGccatttagtcatgcaaagaactatttaagcattcAAATAGTTCTTTAAGTTGTTAtggtttaatatatatataaaagaaactGTTGATGAGCCCCTTTTCATGTCACTAGAGTTAACAGTGAATATCATAAAGCTCTTCATTAACTGTTTCAGCTTGAGCGACTCAACAGCTTTGAGAACAAGTGTAACTAAATgattaaaactattttaacaGCATTGCTAAGCCATTGTCTTTTTGTCTCACTGCAGTTAAGAGATTATCCAGAAGTGGTCAAATGACCCTGACCTGTGACATTAGTGACACCAATCAAGTCACACAATATGAGTGGCTCCGTTTGGACAGTGGTGAAAATGCAACTCATACCCTGACCCCTCTACAAAAGTCGAAATCAAAGGCCTTTACCATTCCCAAAGGTGAAGCAAACAATCTGGGTGGATGGGTGTGTCGTTTCTACAGCCAGCAGAGGCTTTTGGGAAATGTAACTTACCACCAAGAAATGATGAGTGAGTAAAATGCCCTTAATGTTCTGCATGTATGTTTGAAAACTTTGAATCTGGAGTTTACAGCAATCTAGTTTCTAAGCAATGCGTATATGTACATTTGGGGGTTCTGAATGTTGACAACAAATACTACACATAAAAAACATTCAATAGGGTTGTAAAACACTATATAAATGATTGtatctgcaggttctttgatgGGCCAGAACGAGTCTGGAAGCAGTAAAAAGGTGATCACTGTGATAGGACTGACCTTGCTGTTAATGCTGGTACTGCTAATCTTGCTCCAGATATATAAGAACCATCGCAGggtaagtaaataaaattgtataataataataataataataataataaatgaataaataaataaataaataaataacaattttaGCGACCATTTAAGAGGATACTGTGCTCTACATATACAtagaatacaaaacaaaaaatgcacgCACAATCATTTGACCACCTCTCATCTTCCTTTCCATCCATCCTTGCAGAGAAAAATGATCATGCAGTATCCAGCTATGGAGACCATTGTCCACCTGGCCACAAATGAacgagaaaggagagaaagatgtAAGTCCAGAGAGAAGGAGCTGAAGGCCAGCTGCAATGCAGATATGATATCAACATCTGTGTGAATTCTTTACTGGTGTGTGAGGATTTTATGCTgaggttttaaggtctgacttTTGCTCTGTGCGCATTATTAGTGTATatatgagtgtctgtgtgtgtgtgtgtgtgtgtgtgtgtgtgtgtgtgtgtgtgtgtgtgtgtgtttgacacTTGCAGACAACTGTAGCATGTAAATAGGCCATAACTGAGTAAAACTACTAAACTATTTTCTTAAAATGCTGATCTTTATGATGttgcataaacaaacaaaaataaaatactgtatatgtatacaacaaaaataaaacgaCTTACAAAATAAAGTCActaatctgtttttcttttcaattaaGACATGTTTTCCTGTACAGTATATATAGTACAGTATATAGagtttacacatttttttataataaacacTACACTTTCctgttaaataattatttctaGAGGGCACAACATAGGCcctttatatacatattatatacataatacTGTTCAATTGATTAGCTCACTTGTTATGGGCATACTTTTATGTAAATGACTTACACAATGtagatttaaaaagtatttgaactgttaaatatttgtttcaaaaggttttgagtttttatatactATCAAGTCTGGACTGTAATGATTTTTGCAATGACTTTTTGTCAAGTTATCTACCGTAAAATTTGATAACCACTTTGCAAATATTTGCACTTTGCATTCGGGATGTTAAATTTAATATAGCTTCATTGTTATTCGAATACAGTGTAATCTGcggtctctgtcttttttttacatcattttccgTTTTGTTCACCGTTGtggacacatctaacatttcttcattaCAGCTTTCTAGCTTTCTACCAATAATTTGAATGCAATTAAATAACACAGGACAAGCATAGTAAATTCATTTTATACATCTGAAATCAAATAGTTTACATTAATGAAAACAACGACTTTTGAGCAatgactccaaacttttgaacagtagtgtttATATAAGACATGCAAAATATATTAGAAATACTTGTTTCTGAGTTTAAAGTAAGGTGGCTACAAGACTGGTTCCAACATGTTGTACATGCTTCATTCACACTTCATAACTCTAGGTACACTCTACACATTGTGTCATCTACACAtctacatatttacacattataCCACGCTCATCTGTACATATCATATAACAATCATCTACATATAAGGGAACAAAGTGTGACTAGAGTGTTATAAACACTTAAAGGGGTTGCAGGATCAGAAAAAACATATGCCCATATTttagaaaaaacatatttttgagaACAACATTTCCATACAATCTCCCACACCTTTCGATATCATGTTGTCGTTATAAAGCAGAGAGTCACTGTAGAGGGGAACTGCAGCAAAAATAGTCTTCAGTTGGCACAGCTGATGGCAGTGTGCAGCACAGTTTAGCTTTGCAGCAGAATCCATTACCTTTTATGGTTAAAAAGTGTGTAAAGTAGACCTATCACTATGTGGAAGACTGTGACAAAGGTCACTGTAGCGTGTTTCAGCTGTGAGTCCAGACAGGAGAGACTGCAAACCTAAAACCTGAGGAACCACTGTTCTAAACTACCAAGAGCATTACTACACTCTACACTTTGCTACAGCCCTTTCAGTGTATATACAACAACTACTCAGGGCTCTAGACCTCACTGTACTCTCCATCCTCGTGCCTTAGAGTTTGCTGgagttcttctgttgtcacGGCATGGTCCCACCAGTCTATTGTTCCATCATAAGGCTTCCAGAATTCACGCAATTCCTCATCATCAAAGCACCAGCCTGGCCAGTCCACACTCACACGGAGAGGAGTCACAGGGCTAAAGTGAGAGCAAAGACATAACAGTTTTGATGATAGAAATAACAGGATTCCCTTTCTGAATGTCCTAAGAGCTCATCATTGAACTCAATAGTTTAACAAGAAATACTAAGATagaaacacatttcattttagttacAAAATCTCAAAGAACTTCGCAGAAATATAAGTAAAACATTGGAAAGATAGAAActgtctaaataaaaataacagcacaaatacaaacaataaGTGAAAATTAGTCTCAGCACTCTAGGAATATGCTAgcctaaacaaataaatatttttgtttttaatctggatttaaaaaaaaatccattgcaTTCCTATTATTTTCTGGAATGCTATTCCAGCAGTATAGATAAATTATCTTCCACCAATTGAGCTGTGTGTAATATTAGAATTGTGCACCCGCATCAGGTGAGTGAAGGGGCTATATCGTTTTCACATATCAGTAAAATAGGCCAAATCTAGACCATTAAGAGTTTTTAATGTCAAAAGCAAGACTCTGTAGTCAATGCAGAACTTAACAGAAAACCAGTATAAACTGAATGTAAACTAATAATTAATTGAAAAGTTGCAGTATATCTTCTGCAGGCACATGACACAAAGCATTGGCTTCCTCCCCTTAGACAGAAATGTGCCATAAAGACCATTTTAGTATAAAATTTCTCAGCAACGACTAAAGATTTCTGCAGTGTAAATGAAGAGTAAATTCAAGTGACACAGCATGAAGGCTAATTCTGTGTGGGCAGGGCAGCACAGTAAGAACAAGACAACACAAATGAAACCGGCATCTTTTATTTGCATGCTAAACTCTCAATTTATAGTCATTTCTTTCTAATGGAACAAACAATGTCCTCTAAGCGGACAATTTTAGTTTTTAGTAATAATTCCACTGGGCGTTTTTGAGATATGGTAAGTATTCAAGGGAAAAACCTAAACACGTAAAATATACAGTGCAAAAAACTAATTAGATTTAAATATTCCAGTTTGAAATGAGAATCAACAGTATACTATTCAGCAGAGGTCAAACTATTCtcaagtgtttttaaaaattgctcaGTCTAACCTGTATCTTCTCTCGTTCTCAGGGCCGTCCACGCTGCATTCTATTTGCAAGTAAGGCTTCCCTTGTTGTCTGAACAGATCTTGCTCTTCTCCcgctgtctctcgctctccttcatTGTGTGATGATGATGGAGAGTTGGAGATATAGATTCGGTTCTGTAGAGTATTCACATTCTTCTCTGTTGGCTTTCCATCTCTTTTTGCCAACCCACGCTCCCTATCTCTTTCTTTGGCCCTGTCCAGTAGGCCCTGGAGTGGGGAGGGATGTAGCTGAGGGTCAAGCCCTGGAGGGGGTGAAGGGCAGAGCCTGTTTGGAATGCATAGTGGGAAGCTTTGGGTGTTTAAGTAGACATCAGGTGTGGAAGCACTCCTCTGACTTTTCATTTGGGGTATTTTTAGAGAGTTCTGAGGCATTTTATTAAACAGCTCTGGCTCAGAGAAAGCATGCAGGTCTAGTGATATCCGCTTCAGGGAGGCCAGCTTGAGCACCAGGTGGGCATCCTGGGGTTCGGAAGAGGAGTTGGAGGGCCTGCGAAGGCTATTGTTACCATCAGAATCTGAGTTTGAGGGGGAATTTCTGTCACATAGCAACCTTACTGATTCGGCCCCATCTGACATTCTCCTTGAGCCTTGAGTTGGGGCATAGGACTGAGAATTCATTGGGCGCTTCCTCCGCAACCTTGGAGACTTTAATTTTCGGGAGAACCTTGATGACTCTGAGAGAACCTCCCCTTCTTCACCTGACTGCAGAGATTCTTGACAAGAGTCTGACTCCTGTGACTGGTCATTCAAATTTTGTTGCTTTGCTCTCTCCACTGAAGTGAATGCCCTGTGCTTTGCGTTGTTGATGGCAGGTTCAGCAGGCTTATGTCCACTTTGCAATACAGTCTTGCTTGATGATATCTGGCTAGGTGTAGTATTTTCCATTAATCCACCTACTAACAAAGGATGTGGATCATTTGATTTGTTGGTTTTTAAGCCTTCATTTGAAGTGTCACTGGACTTCGTGGTTATGTGACTCCAAGTAACTCGTCTTTCATTTATCACACTGGACAGAACATCATCCACCTCCTGATGTCTACTTTCACTCCTCTGTTTTTCTTCAGAATCCTGTGTTTGTTCATCAGTAAAttctttgtctctgttttgcatttgtttacTCGTAGAACTTGCACGTGCTGCTTGGCTGTGGGAATTTTGCACTTTACTCCCTACTTGTGGATCTTCTCTGCTCTCTAAATGGTTAGCTGTTAACTTCAGACCAGGAGCAATCTGAGAGGAATCATTGGTAAATTCTGCCTGAGCCTCTGGTTGTTCCTTTCTGTCCTCGGTGGACTGTGTGCTTGGAAAAGGAAGTGTTTCTGACTCCTCTAATTCAACTTGATCACTGGGCATCTTTGGTTTGCTTTGGTTTTGGGCTTTCCTTAAGGTCTCCAAGGCTTCCTATAGAACAACAGTGATGACTAAGGTTATAATGACTAAGCCATAATAAAGCAAAGCACTGAAACTGAATAGCAAAATCAGATTGCTTGACAAAATACATCTAAGTATAATCATTCTACATTTAAAATCTTCAGTTGTACACCAGTCCAGGACTCATCTTACCTTCTGTGTTTGTCCTGTAGGGGTGGCCAATATGAAGAAAtgtattgttattgtgaaaATTACCTCACTTAGTGGTGGGCAATATACCAGTTCATTCGATATATCAGTTAAAATCTTCTTTCAGTATTAGTTGTGTCAGTACTGTCTCACCAGTATGCAAACAAAAGCAGATAATGCATCAGACATcagattttaatgagttaatgagttaACAGGGGAATGTAAGCGGAAGAAAAAGCTTGTTGGCGTTAACTGTTAGCCATAAGCCTAGCATGGAGACTAGCCGTCTATCTGTGTAGACCGCCTATGGCCCTCCTTGCTCATACAGCAGCTTCAGGTGATGCCTGTGAGACGTTTCGCTGAGGAGTTAAGACTCATGAAATCAAACTgggtttaaagtgtttttttgtttgtttgtttgtttgtttgttgtttatttgttgctatttgtgttaatataTGTTATTTGTTGGCTTATCTGGTTAGAAGGGTATACAAATCTACACTTATTCAGGCAGTTTAAGAGCATGTGGTAAGCTGCCCAGTTGTTGGGGTCTTGTGGAATTTGAATTTGTGTTGAGTGACCTACCTGGGCTTGATGTATAGCAGAGACCCATGCTGTGCAGCTCTCTGTGCTGGGGGCAGAGACACTGTACACGCTAATGGCACAGCCAAGGTCACTGACCTCCACCAACACAAAAGAGTCTGGGagaaagaatgagggagaaaacataaaatgaatattataaATTCATATTCACATATAGATCAGTAGAATGAAATGAACATCAAAGCTGTAATTGCCATGGAtgttattttgttgtttgtaaATAATGTCATCGATggaaaatataatgtaatgtgcTTAAGGATGTGCTAATTGTGCAAATGCAGAATCACTTTTTCGCATCATGCATCTAACCATAGGGCCTAATTCATAGGAAAGGACAGATCAGAGTTGTGGAAGCTAGTTAACCACAAACACCTACACACAgtggtttttctgtttttcctaaGTTCCCTTCATGCATAAGTGCTTTCTCTTTTAGACACGTTTAACATGCAAGTGTGAGACAAGCCAGTATTTTGCTAGCCTGCCTAATTGGCCTCAGCCTGTTAATTAACCTCACTTGTGAAGCAGGTTCATACTTTTATTTGTCCAAGTATGATTTTGGACACTGCTTGAGAAAAAAGTGTGATGTTTACtttaacatgttaaaatgaaagacTCATTAATTTGTCACTGTaagaaaaaatgtcaaatgtgactaatcatttttataaagaCACTGATAATGATATTATCACTTCAATTACAAATTGCTGTGGGCTGAATCATGTGTCATTCCATGCAAGACCACACTGAATCATGATATGACACTGAAATTTAGATTGGATTTACTTTCCATTCAAATGAACCATAACAAGCATTTTTAGTCAGTTAAAGACATACAGTATAGCATAAAATTTTCTTCTGACACAAAACATGCTTGTCTGAATGCTGGAATTCACCTTGAAGTTTAAGCAATTCTCACTCACATGCAAATCAGAAATCCAAACTTTTATTAACACAAAGTCAGATAGATATTATAATTTACTATAATTTGCAATAGTGCTACAAAATACCGCCAAAAACTATGAACACGgtgaatttattcaacatattacatactgcactgcactaaatccagttagtCAGGAGTaatctttgtaatgaaacatgcagttgtgcTATGTCCTTTGAGTACtgacaatatgctcagaaaagcttactgtgaaataaattatcacaatatgataaaatattgtcatactgCTTACTCCTACTGagaattattttctataaatgaaGTTACACAGTAATACACAGTAATGCCCTGAGCAGATCATCTGTTTCACCCTTTGCAACAGATACCAGAGGGGAACTGCATCCAGAATAACAATAAATTAAAGCCTGCATAAAATGAATCAATTGcgttaaaaaagttaaaaaggttatttgatttttcctttaaaaaatttttcttttcatgtgaaaaaaaaatcattgaaaCTTTATGCCTAATTGCCCAACCTGAGCATGTTCCTGCGGCCAATTCTAAAGAAGTGAAACTGTTTGATGCATATGTATTGGCACATCTGTGGAGCACGCCCTGGGTGGGTCATTGCATAATGCAAATGCCTATTTAGGACCAGATTATCAAGTCTTGtctatcactgctgtctgagcACATTACCTTTGTATGCATTGACCAAATCACTGCAGTTAGGTGTCTATAAACGTTAAACCTTAGAACATGCATTATTTACACCTTCCTTTTACCAAGTCTAACACACCTCTAATATTCAGATTTAGGACTTTGGCCACTCAAACTAAACAGGTGAGTTTTGCCTCTTGGAGATGCATTTTATTCTAGAATTAATCCTCAACTGTATCTGGCAATTGAAAGCCTTTTTCTGGCTTAACCCTTAGACCCCACAGTAAACTCAGCATTTCACTGTAAATTCATTagagaaaacacatttattacagCGACATTTGACACGAAATACCTTTTAGATCAtggtatgtttacattttagaaaTGTTGTAATCAGAATattccagttttttttatttttagccaaTGTCTTTGCACTGTCTCTGCCTTTAGCATAATTATTCCCTCAACAAAGACATCAACAATGTTTAAGTgttctgtttatcagataacGTGACAAAGCAGTCTGACTTTCCGCTCACCCACACAGCCACAACGGTGGGGAAGTTAAAtgcatgtcatttaaaaaattgtgtccaaagaaaaatctGGTGGGCAGACATAAATCTTGAGTTGGCAATTTCTGTCAAATTACAGGGACTGTTAACAGAAAAAGGTTATATGAATCAGCTGTTTAGCCAGCCTGGTGTCTCTACTGTTTTCCACTTTCCAgttggcctcagtaatggagaGTCTAATCTTAAAAAGGCAATTCATCAACTCTGACTCATCTGAGACTCTGGCTCGATTCTTGATCAATGACAGCTAAAGTGGTAGGAGCCGATTCTGCAACTCTGTCAATCACACAATATTTTAAACCTAACGTCCTGTCACCCAAAGGATCAAAGCCAAAGGGTGCTTCAATCAGTCACACATCCCCAGTAACCCGAGTAACCTCTTAATATCTGAGACTAAAGTCCTCTATTCAATTCAGTGCAAAGAAATAGGGATGCTTTGTGAAATTGTTGCAGAAGAGAGTCCTTACACTAACATCGCAGCCTTTAGATATGTGGGTGTGATGTTATTTATAATATTGTAGTAGCTACTGGCTGCCGCTGGCACAAAAGACTCTGGTGGTGTGGCTACAAGCAAAAGCTTGTGGTAGCACATCCCCTCCAACAAAGGGACTATTTGTGTCATTCATTATTGGAGATTGTTAGTGATAGTTATTGTATACTTGTGTTGTTCTGTGTCAGGGGCTATGGGTTTTGTGTTGGGTGTTGGGTGGTTGTTCACCATAAGGGTGCAGCATGTGGCTAAGGTGAACTCCCCCATAGTTTTCATTATGTGCCTTCCTTGCAGTTTGTtcaataaagataaaataaaaaattatggCCACTTCTGTGTTCTTTCTATTGCCCACACTacagtatgtatatgtattgttaaaaacaaaaagcagaacTTTGTTAGCTGTTATAGTCAGTTTATTTCAACTccctcttttttgtttgtttgaattcTCATTCTTAtcatgtattttcaaaatgtatgctTACAATGCATGCA includes these proteins:
- the plekhg6 gene encoding uncharacterized protein plekhg6 isoform X2, which translates into the protein MKVTPTQLFSNLPNILNAHKLFWQEVMYPMLKNVRLTGQPFDPLQLEPGCLQFAERFPDYVEYCLEEERNVEFTRRQLETNSHFHAYLMWVETHPQCMRMRLGDMQAKPHQRITKYPLLLKAILKTTQDPHTQHALRCMLAGVGEFLDSINDHLQFKDDELALSVHSQKIEGYEVQGFNEEIDKYIQEFCHFNLKSPIRGIGPKVIRKLLLEETLKVKGRKDSKLEVVVLLFTDVLLLTKTQKKSEKHKVVRPPLSLERIRCAELKDGYSFVLVEVSDLGCAISVYSVSAPSTESCTAWVSAIHQAQEALETLRKAQNQSKPKMPSDQVELEESETLPFPSTQSTEDRKEQPEAQAEFTNDSSQIAPGLKLTANHLESREDPQVGSKVQNSHSQAARASSTSKQMQNRDKEFTDEQTQDSEEKQRSESRHQEVDDVLSSVINERRVTWSHITTKSSDTSNEGLKTNKSNDPHPLLVGGLMENTTPSQISSSKTVLQSGHKPAEPAINNAKHRAFTSVERAKQQNLNDQSQESDSCQESLQSGEEGEVLSESSRFSRKLKSPRLRRKRPMNSQSYAPTQGSRRMSDGAESVRLLCDRNSPSNSDSDGNNSLRRPSNSSSEPQDAHLVLKLASLKRISLDLHAFSEPELFNKMPQNSLKIPQMKSQRSASTPDVYLNTQSFPLCIPNRLCPSPPPGLDPQLHPSPLQGLLDRAKERDRERGLAKRDGKPTEKNVNTLQNRIYISNSPSSSHNEGERETAGEEQDLFRQQGKPYLQIECSVDGPENERRYSPVTPLRVSVDWPGWCFDDEELREFWKPYDGTIDWWDHAVTTEELQQTLRHEDGEYSEV
- the plekhg6 gene encoding uncharacterized protein plekhg6 isoform X1 is translated as MPSSPHKVDLNAKEMDGEMEKQNEADKEESDAVDVFFAQHAETAISHQRAAEKHRYNTLGYQKKKQKLPADFSTVSKGTSSNIKSRAALMQLFSQGSEKTSAQEERGVAGALEQVEALKQTLKSFPVPAELSWKWGEGDKADILEKSWTDIVHSHESMSKTQRHQQEALWELIHTEFIYINKLTIVNDLVLAALKYVHQYGFLLEVTPTQLFSNLPNILNAHKLFWQEVMYPMLKNVRLTGQPFDPLQLEPGCLQFAERFPDYVEYCLEEERNVEFTRRQLETNSHFHAYLMWVETHPQCMRMRLGDMQAKPHQRITKYPLLLKAILKTTQDPHTQHALRCMLAGVGEFLDSINDHLQFKDDELALSVHSQKIEGYEVQGFNEEIDKYIQEFCHFNLKSPIRGIGPKVIRKLLLEETLKVKGRKDSKLEVVVLLFTDVLLLTKTQKKSEKHKVVRPPLSLERIRCAELKDGYSFVLVEVSDLGCAISVYSVSAPSTESCTAWVSAIHQAQEALETLRKAQNQSKPKMPSDQVELEESETLPFPSTQSTEDRKEQPEAQAEFTNDSSQIAPGLKLTANHLESREDPQVGSKVQNSHSQAARASSTSKQMQNRDKEFTDEQTQDSEEKQRSESRHQEVDDVLSSVINERRVTWSHITTKSSDTSNEGLKTNKSNDPHPLLVGGLMENTTPSQISSSKTVLQSGHKPAEPAINNAKHRAFTSVERAKQQNLNDQSQESDSCQESLQSGEEGEVLSESSRFSRKLKSPRLRRKRPMNSQSYAPTQGSRRMSDGAESVRLLCDRNSPSNSDSDGNNSLRRPSNSSSEPQDAHLVLKLASLKRISLDLHAFSEPELFNKMPQNSLKIPQMKSQRSASTPDVYLNTQSFPLCIPNRLCPSPPPGLDPQLHPSPLQGLLDRAKERDRERGLAKRDGKPTEKNVNTLQNRIYISNSPSSSHNEGERETAGEEQDLFRQQGKPYLQIECSVDGPENERRYSPVTPLRVSVDWPGWCFDDEELREFWKPYDGTIDWWDHAVTTEELQQTLRHEDGEYSEV